Proteins encoded together in one Pleurocapsa sp. PCC 7319 window:
- a CDS encoding DUF5615 family PIN-like protein → MSIAFYLDENVHRGITNGLRIRNVDVLTVQEDGRTSFPDPIILDRATELDRVLFSQDDDFLVEATRRQQEKINFSGVVSAHKLRISVGDCICDLEILAKAAYPEELTNQIQYLPL, encoded by the coding sequence ATGAGTATTGCTTTTTACCTGGATGAGAACGTTCACCGAGGGATTACAAATGGATTGCGAATTCGGAATGTGGATGTCCTGACAGTACAAGAAGATGGACGTACTAGCTTTCCAGATCCGATTATACTTGACCGAGCGACAGAACTTGATCGGGTGTTATTTTCTCAAGATGATGATTTTCTAGTAGAAGCAACCCGTCGTCAACAAGAAAAAATAAACTTTTCTGGTGTTGTTTCTGCCCATAAACTAAGAATTTCCGTTGGTGATTGTATTTGCGATCTAGAAATTCTTGCCAAAGCTGCCTATCCTGAAGAATTAACAAATCAGATTCAATACTTACCTTTGTAG
- a CDS encoding addiction module antidote protein — protein MTRTRNYKDDLLKALSDPIEAREYLNAALKDENLEVFLLALRDVIEANSTMSELARATNRNRESLYKTLSDKGNPQLNSVRSILSNLGFKLAVEANN, from the coding sequence ATGACTAGAACTAGAAATTATAAAGACGATTTACTAAAAGCTTTGAGCGATCCAATTGAAGCAAGAGAATATCTCAATGCAGCTTTAAAAGACGAAAACCTAGAAGTTTTTTTACTAGCACTGCGAGACGTGATTGAAGCTAACAGCACCATGAGCGAACTAGCACGAGCTACTAATCGCAATCGCGAGAGTTTATACAAAACCCTTTCCGACAAAGGCAATCCTCAACTAAATAGCGTTCGTAGTATTCTCAGTAACTTGGGATTTAAATTGGCAGTGGAAGCAAATAATTAA
- a CDS encoding DUF433 domain-containing protein, which yields MNSATTTEYKHILLDDRQVPFIKGTSMKVVELVTSVQAYGWSPEELHFQYPHLSMSQIYSALAYYWEYKEEIDADVKRRFEYSEKLRQDAGESTLAKRLRQEGLIK from the coding sequence GTGAACTCAGCAACAACTACTGAATATAAACATATTCTACTTGACGATCGCCAAGTTCCGTTCATCAAAGGAACATCTATGAAAGTCGTGGAATTAGTTACTTCTGTCCAAGCTTATGGTTGGAGTCCAGAAGAATTACATTTTCAGTATCCTCATCTGAGTATGAGCCAAATTTATTCAGCTTTAGCTTATTACTGGGAATATAAAGAGGAAATTGATGCAGATGTGAAACGACGCTTCGAGTATAGCGAAAAATTACGCCAAGATGCTGGAGAATCAACTTTAGCCAAAAGACTGCGTCAAGAAGGACTCATCAAATGA